Proteins encoded within one genomic window of Streptomyces rubradiris:
- the yajC gene encoding preprotein translocase subunit YajC, protein MNAYTLLPFIVLIAAMFLMTRSAKKKQQQAADMRNQMQPGSGVRTIGGMYATVKEVNEDTVLLDAGPGVDLLFAKNAIGAVLSDDEYNRIVHGIEHDLKSDTGIVPDDASSLTETDETDGSADAAAASDDKIDLGKKDAAEAGADDQPKKTDGDSDAK, encoded by the coding sequence GTGAATGCCTATACCCTTCTCCCGTTCATCGTGCTCATCGCGGCCATGTTCCTGATGACGCGTTCGGCCAAGAAGAAGCAGCAGCAGGCCGCCGACATGCGGAACCAGATGCAGCCCGGATCCGGAGTCCGCACGATCGGGGGTATGTACGCGACGGTCAAGGAGGTCAACGAGGACACGGTCCTCCTCGACGCCGGGCCGGGCGTCGACCTCCTCTTCGCCAAGAACGCCATCGGCGCCGTCCTCTCCGACGACGAGTACAACCGCATCGTCCACGGCATCGAGCACGACCTGAAGTCCGACACCGGCATCGTCCCGGACGACGCCTCCTCCCTCACCGAGACCGACGAGACCGACGGATCCGCCGACGCTGCCGCCGCCTCGGACGACAAGATCGACCTCGGTAAGAAGGACGCCGCCGAGGCCGGTGCGGACGACCAGCCGAAGAAGACCGACGGCGACTCCGACGCGAAGTAG